The Porphyromonas sp. oral taxon 275 DNA window AGGTCGGGGAGGCTGAGGCCTTGGTTCTGGTACTGCTTGGCGACGGAGACGACGAAGCGCAGATTGGCTCGGGTCATCTTATCCAGGGCTCGGCGATCGCCCCGCTTGATCGCCTGGGCAAGCTCTACCTCCTCCTCTATGCTGATGAGCTCCTCGCGACCTATCTCCTGCAGGTAGCGGTCGAGCGAGGCACTCTCTCGATTGGTGATGGACTTCGATATCTTGAGTTGTCTCATAGCGTTCCCTTCTATCTACTGATGGTGAAGTGTCCACTAGATGTCTACATAGCTACAACGCAGGGCTAGGGCCTTTTGTTTGGAGCCGACTCTAGTGGCGCGAGCTCATTGCTTGACTAGCCCCTCGAGGTGCTTGACCTCGGCCTCGAGCTCGGCGATGCGCTCCTGCTGCGCGTGGATCATCTGCTGGTAGGAGTTCAGCTCCTCGGTCTCGATGCTGCTGGGCGCCTGCTCCTCGACGCGGAGGAGTAGGTCGCTCAGGACGTTCATATAGTTATTGAAAGCATCGTAGGGCGAGCTATAGGGGCTGTAGGGATGCCCCCCCCAGTTGATCGTATTCATGTAGTAGAAGTGGTCGGCACTCTGTAGATAGAGCCAGTCCTTCAGGAGGCCGCGGTCCTCGAGGGCGTGGACACGCTCGCCCCACTGGCGGAGTTTCTCGATCACCCCCTGCTGGAGGATATTGCCGTTCCATTCGTTGGTGCTCTTCTCCTCACCCGCCCAGCTAATCGGATAGGCTACCGAGATCAGCCCGACGGGGCGCTGGCTGTCCAAGAGCTGCGAGGGCGTGGCGAAGCCGACGCCGTAGTCGGCGGCGAGCTTGGGCAGGGCACGGAAGAACTCGAAGATCCCCGTCTCTGCACGATTCATCTCCCCGAGTACCTCATAGTTCATATAGAGGAGGGTGAAGTCCTCACCCTCGGGGAGGTGCTGCACACGCCCCAGGAGCTTGTCTGCCGTGACAGGGTATTCGTGAGAGCTGTAGTTGGAGAAGTGGTTCGTCACGAGCTCGCTCAGACCAGCGTTGCGCAGCAGCAGCTTGGTCTCGGGCGAGACGGCCGAGCCGTAGAGGTAGTTGGGGCTCTTCCAGCCGAGGACGTGCTTGGCGCCCTCGGTGATGATGCCCTCGTAGCCTAGAGAGGCGAGCTCTAGAGCGATCTCATCCGAATAGATCAGCTCACTATTACAGAAAACACGGGAGGGCTCGACGCCGAAGAGCTCGCGCAGCTTGGTCTGCTGCATACGCACCTGGTTGCGGAACTCTACGGGATCGTAGAGCGAGGATATAGAGTGCGAATAGGTCTCTGCGACGAACTCCACACGCCCCGTAGCCACAAGCTCCCTGAAGCTCTCGAGGAGCTCAGGCTTGCGGTACTCCATCTGCTCCAGCGCTAGCCCCGAGATCGAGAAGCTGACGTGGAAGTCGGGGTAGGTCTTCAGAAGCTCCAGCAGCATGCGGTTCGCAGGGAAGTAGCAGCTGTCGGTGATGCGATCGAAGACCTCCTCATTGAGGTAGTCATCACTGTAGTAATGGACATTCCCGATATCGAAGAAGCGGTAGCGACGGAGTCGGATGGGCTGGTGTATCTGGAAGCAAAGGCAAATCTTCTTCATAGCTCTAGTGTATAGCGTGTGTCAGAGTTTAGCGTACGTAGCGGTCGTAGATGGCGCGCACCTTGCGCCCAGCGGCCTCCCAGGTGATGCTGTTCACCTCGCGCAGCCCCTCCTCCTTGAGGAAGGCGTGCATCTCGGGGTAAGTGATCAGGGCATAGATGGCGTCGGCCATGGCGTCGATGTCCCAGTAGTCTACCTTGATGGCGTAGTCGAGGATCTCGGCACAGCCCGACTGATAGGAGATGATGGAGGGGACGCCGCACTGCATGGCCTCCAGCGGGGAGATCCCGAAGGGCTCGGAGACCGAGGGCATGACGTAGACGTCGCTGGCCTTGAAGACCTCGTAGACCTGCTGCCCCTTCATGAAGCCCGTGAAGTGGAAGCGGTCGGCGATGTTGCGCTGCGCCGCCAGGCGTATCATCGCATCCATCATATCGCCACTGCCGGCCATGATGAAGCGCACGCCCTGCGTACGCTCCAGCACCTTAGCCGCAGCCTCGACGAAGTACTCACAGCCCTTCTGCATCGTGATACGCCCGAGGAAGGTCACGACCTTATCCTTGACGCCGCGCTTGTCGGGCAGGGCGAGGATGGCGGGCGAGAGGGGCGTGACGGCATTGTGCACCGTCGTCACCTTGGCAGGATCCTGATGGTACTTCTCGATGACGGTACGGCGCGTCAGCTCGCTCACGGTGATGATGTGGTCGGCATGGTTCATCCCGTCCATCTCGATGCCGAAGACCGTGGGGTTGACATTCCCGCGGCTGCGGTCGAAGTCAGTAGCGTGGACGTGTACCACCAGCGGCTTGCCCGTGATCTGCTTGGCATGGATCCCCGCGGGATAGGTCAGCCAGTCATGCGAGTGGATGACGTCGTAGCCCTCACTGCGGGCGATGACGCCCGCCACTATGCTGTAGTTATTGATCTCCTCGAGGAGGTTGTCTAGATACTTGCCCGAGAACTCGAAGCAGCCTAGGTCATTGGTCCTGTAGTGCGAGAAGTCGGCGTAGATATGATCCCGCAACTGGTAGTAGAGCTCGGGCGTCATCTTGCCCGCCAGGCGCTCACGTACGTAGTCGTAGCTCACATCGCGCCACACGACGGGCGTATCTCCTGCGCCGATGATGCGCAGGAAGCTCGTATCCTCATCGCCCGAGGGGCGGGGGATGACGAAGGTAATATCCATATCGCCCTGCGCGGCCATCCCCTTCGTCAGTCCATAGCTAGCTGTGCCGAGTCCCCCGAGGATGTGAGGGGGGAACTCCCAGCCGAACATCAATGCTCTCATTCGTATCGTATCATGGGGAGTGTCTGTGTGTCGTATGCCGCCTGGGCCTGCTTGAGCAGATGCAGCGAGCGCAGGATCTCCCCGACGCTCATGGCGAAGGAGATAGCGCCTCTACCCTTGAAGGGCGGATTGCCGTCGAAGAGCTCGCTGATCGTCCCTACGCCGTGCTCCTGCAGCTCCTCCTCCATCCCGATGAGCGTACGCTCGATGAAGGAGAAGGCGCCACGGCCGTAGAGCTTGAGGTAGGCCTCGAAGTAAGCCCCGAGCAGCCACGGCCATACCGAGCCGTTGTAGTAGGCGCGCTCGCGCTGCAGCTGGGTGCCGTGGCACTGCGGCTGGTAGCCCTCGCTCTTGGGGCTGAGGCTGCGCAGCCCCTTGGGCGTGCGCAGCTCACGGGTGATGATCTCGACGACGGAGCGGCGTGTAGACTTAGGTAGCGGGGAGTACGGGAGCGAGGCGGCGAAGATCATGTTCGGTCGCACGCTCCAGTCCTGAGGATGGTGAGGCAGGACGTAGTCGAAGAGGTAGCCATGCTCGTTGATGAAGGTGCGGCAGAAGCTCGTCTGCACCCGTTCTACCAGCTCCTCGAGCTCGGGCGTCCACCTGCTGGGCAGCACCTCGCGGTAGAAGCAAAGGGCATTATACCACAGGGCATTGACCTCCACGAGGTAGCCCTCACGGCGTACGACGGCCTGCCCGTCGATCTTGGCATCCATCCAGGAGAGGGGCTTGCCATCGCCCAGGATGTAGCAGAGCCCTGTCTCGTCGATACGGAGATTGGGGTGCACATTGCGCAGATAGTAGTGGATCAGCTCGTCGAGGAAGTCCCCGTAGCGGCTGACCATATCGGCAGGGCTCGACCAGGAGGCATACTGCTGCAGCGCCCACACCGCCCAGAGGCCTACATCGGGCTCGTTGATGCCACGTATCTCCTCGGAGATGCTGACCTGGTTCATGAAGTTGCGCAGCTCGGGGATCGCCGTATCCATGATCCTATAGTAGCGCTCGGGCGCGTCGGCATAGATAGAGCAGCCCGGGAGGGCGACGAAGAGGTCACGGGCACGCACCCCAAACCAAGGGTAGCCCGCCAGCAGATAGCCGTGGGTCGCGTCGGGGCGGTAGTAGAACTGTAGGGCCGAGTTGAGCAGGCAGCTACGGAAGTCCTCGCGCACGGTACGCATCGCCAGCTCCTCGTCGAAGAGCTGGGCGAAGCTACGTGGATCCGCCTCATCGAGGCCTGCCGAGAAGTAGATGGACTCGCCGAGCTCGATATCGAGCTCGAAGTAGCCCGGCACGTAGAGATCCTCGGTGTACTCGTAGCCGCGTTCGCGCTCCTTGATGTACTCGATGCGCTCATTCCAGTGCGCGTCGGCGACGAAGCGCCCCTGCTTGGATAGCTGCAGATAGAGTCTCGGGTAGCCTGGGTAGAGGCAGAAGCTGACGCCAGACGTCGCCTCCTGATAGCTACCATCGAGCTGATCATTGCGGTGCGTCAGCATCTTCACGTCGCGGAAGGCAAGGAAGGGACTCAGGCGGAGCGTCGTCTGGCTGTGCGCCTCTAGGAGGGTGTAGCGAATGAGCGCCCTATTGACGTAGTGACAGAAGATGAACTCCTTACGTAGCACGACCCCACCGACGCGGTAGGTCGTCGAGGATACGACGTCGACATTGTACTCACGGATATACTTGTGTCCCTTGGGGCTGAAGACATCGCCCTCATACTCGTGGATCCCAACATTGAAGGGCACCCCGTGCTGCACGATCGTCAGGTCGAGGCTGGAGAGGAGTACGTGATTATTGGGACTGAGTGTAGGGATAGGGACGACGAGCACACCATGGTATTTGCGGGTATTGCAGCCGACGATACTGGAGCAACAGTAGGCGCCCTTTCGATTCGTACGGATGTACTCTCGCTGTGTGGACTCATCCAAGTTAGCCATCAGTCGGCGGTCAAACTTGAGGTAACTCATTCGGTTCTTGTTCGTATAGTGCTCAGCGCCCCTCCCCTACCGTCTAGAGGTAGGGCTGCAGCGCTCAGCAGCTGTGTAATATTCTCCCGCTAAGTTACGAATTAAGATAATGCAAGTCAAGCCAGCCAAGGCGCTGCGCGCCCCAAGCATACAGGGTCGGCGGGAGGCCTCCTCAAGGGGGAGAAGCACCCCCAGCAAAGGGGTGCCGCACCTCTGATCTATCCCCGAGGGCGCTGAGGGATATCAGTCAGCAGCCTCAGGGACGTCCACCAGCGAGCCGAGGGGTATCAGTCAGTAGCCTTGAGAGCTATCAGTCAGCAGCCCTTAGGAATAAGGGGGACGAAGGGGAGGCCTCGCTCTAGCCCAAGCAAGTCACTAGGAGCCCCGCTGCTCGCTGCCGCAGCGCACCCCTTCGAGCCGTGGGCTAGCACGCGCCCCGAGGCCAGAGGGAGCGGCATCGCGACAGGCGTCTGTGCCATTCTGTCACGCCGCTCCTCCTGGCACTCCCTTTGCCTAGAGGACTGCAACTAAGTAATCAACGACATACATCCATTGATAGATCTATGAGCAAGCAAGGAAAAATCGGAGTGACGAGCGAGAACATCTTCCCCGTCATCAAGAAGTTCCTCTACAGCGAACACGACATCTTCCTCCGTGAGCTGGTATCCAACGCTGTGGACGCCAGCCAGAAGCTCCGCGCGCTGGCCAGCGCAGGCGAGTACAAGGGTGAGCTCGGGGAGCTCCAGGTACGCGTGAGCTTCGATCCCGAGGCCAAGACCATCACCATCAGCGACAGCGGGATAGGGATGACGGCCGAGGAGGTAGAGAAGTACATCAATCAGATCGCCTTCTCAGGCGCCGAGGAGTTCCTCGACAAGTACAAGGATGACAAGGTAGCCATCATCGGCCACTTCGGTCTCGGCTTCTACTCCTCCTTCATGGTCTCCAGCCGCGTAGAGATACAGACGAAGTCCTACAAGGAAGGCGCTGAGGCCGTCCACTGGAGCTGTGAGGGCAACCCCGAGTACATCCTCGAGCCAGGCAGCCGCAGCGAGCGCGGTACGGACATCATCCTGCATATCGACAGCGAGAGTGAGGAGTTCCTCAGCAAGGACAGACTGACAGCCCTACTCAATAAGTACTGCAAGTTCCTCCCCATCCCCATCATCTTCGGCAAGAAGCAGGAGTGGAAGGACGGCGCCTACGTGGACACCGACCAGGACAACCAGATCAACGACATCCACCCCGCCTGGACCAAGAAGCCCAGCGAACTGGCGAAGGAGGACTACATCGCCTTCTACCATCAGCTCTACCCACAGACGATGGAGGAGCCCCTCTTCTGGATTCACCTCAACGTAGACTACCCCTTCAACCTCACAGGGATCCTCTACTTCCCCAAGGTCAAGAACCAGATGGAGCTGCAGCGCAATAAGATCCAGCTCTACGCCAGCCAGGTCTTCGTCACCGAGGAGGTCGAGGGCATCGTCCCCGAGTACCTCACCCTGCTGCACGGCGTACTGGACTCCCCCGACATCCCGCTGAACGTATCCCGCTCCTACCTGCAGAGCGACGCCCAGGTCAAGAAGATCTCCAACCACATCGCCAAGAAGGTCGCCGACAAGCTGGACGAACTCTTCCGCAACGAGCGCAGCCTCTTCGAGGAGAAGTGGGAGAGCCTCAAGGTCTTCGTCCAGTATGGGATGCTCTCCGACGAGAAGTTCTACGAGCGCGCCGCTAAGTTCAACCTCCTGACCGACCTCGAGGGTAAGCTCTACACCAGCGAGGAGTACCGCACGCTCACCGAGTCCAGCCAGACGGACAAGGACGGGCAGCTGGTATGGCTCTACGCCAATGACAAGGAGACGCAGTACAGCGCTATCCAGCGTGCTACCGCCAAGGGCTACTCCGTCCTCCTGATGGACGGCCCACTGGATGTCCACGTAATCTCCCAGCTCGAGCAGAAGCTGGAGAAGACCCGCTTCGTACGCGTCGACTCCGACTCCATCGACAAGCTCATCGCCAAGGACGAGCAGCGTGAGGTCTCTCTCTCGGATCAGGAGCAGCAGGCCCTCAGCCAGATCTTCCAGGCACGCCTCCCCCGCGAGGAGAAGCGTAACTACCACGTGACCTTCGAGGCGCTGGGTGAGGATGCCGACGCTGTACTCATCACGCAGGGCGAATTCATGCGCCGCATGCAGGAGATGGCACGCCTCCAGCCGGGGATGAACTTCTACGGTGAGCTCCCCGAGGGCTACAATGTCGTCCTCAACAGCGACCACGCCCTCATCAAGCGCCTCCTAAGCGAGGAGCAGACGAGCGTCGAGCCCAAGCTCGGGACGCTGCGTGAGGAGCTGAAGGCACAGACCGAGCTCGTCGAGGCAGCCCGCACGGTACAGAATGCCAAGAAGGCCGACGAGGTCACGGCAGCTGAGCGAGAGGAGCTCGAGAGCCTGAGCTACAAGCAGGCCGAGCTCGAGGGCAAGATCAACAGCGAGCTCCAGCGTTTCGGGCAGGACACTGCGCTCGTGGGTCAGCTCGTAGACCTGGCGCTCCTAGGTAGCGGCCTGCTGAAGGGCGAGGCACTGGCGCGCTTCATCCGCCGCTCGCAGGAGCTGCTCTAAGCCTAGCCTCCTAAGACACTTAGCCTACCACCCTCCCTCGGGGAGCGTGGTAGGCTAAGTCGTTTTCAGCCGAAAGGCCGTACTTTTGTCTCCGTCTAACGCAATCGCTCCCCTATGACTAAGGATCAACTACGTATCGTCTATATGGCGACGGCAGACTTCGCCCTGCCCTCGCTCCAGCTGCTCGTCGAGAGCGGCTACCACATCGTGGCCGTCGTCACGATGCCCGACAAGCCCGCGGGCCGCGGGCAGAAGCTACAGCAGAGCAAGATCAAGACCTACGCCCAGAGTGTAGGCCTCGAGGTGCTGCAGCCCGTACGGCTCAAGGATGAGGCCTTCGTCGGCCGCCTCCGAGAGCTCGCCCCTGACCTCGGGATCGTCGTCGCCTTCCGCATGCTGCCCGAGGTCGTCTGGGCGCTCCCCCGCTTCGGCACGATCAACCTCCACGGCTCCCTCCTACCCCGCTATCGCGGTGCAGCCCCCATACACTGGGCAGTGATCAATGGTGATACGGAGACGGGCGTCACCACCTTCCGCCTCAAGCACGAGCTCGACACGGGCGACATCCTCCTGCAGGCACGCACCCCCATCACCCCCGAGGATACCACGGGCACGGTCTACGAACGCCTCATGCACCTCGGTGCCGAGACGCTCCGTCAGACAGTAGACCTCTTCCTCCAGGACGAGGAGCCCAAGGGGCAGGCGCAGGAGGAGCACGACGAGGCCCCTAGCGCAGCGCCCAAGCTAGACAAGGAGAATACCGAGCTCCTCTGGACGCGTACGGCCCGCGAGCTACACAATCAGGTACGCGGGCTCACCCCCCACCCAGGTGCCTGGTGCACGCTCAGCATCGAGGGACACGAGCCCATCACCTTCAAGATCCATGAGACGGAGGTACTCCCCGAGAGCGAGCTTCCCGCCACGCCCCTAGCGCCAGGCAGCATCGTCATCGGCCCCAAGCAGCGACTCGAGGTCGCCACCGCCTCTGGGCACCTCGTCATCAAGACGCTCCAGCCCCCTGCCAAGAAGGCTATGGCTGCCTCCGCCTACCTCAATGGTCTGAGGAACAAGTAGCCTGCTTCCCTCTCTTGCCACCACTTAGGCTAAGGAGGTAAAGCGCCCACAGCCCGCGCCCGCACGGCTTCCGCTAGGGCACAAAGCAAATCGCCCCCACACTCCAGTATGCGGAGTGTGGGGGCGATGCCTTTAGAGGGGAGCGATACGCTTAGTCGAGGGGATGTACCATGTCCTCGGGACGTACCCACTTGTCGAAGTCCTCAGCGGAGACATAGCCGAGACGCAGCGCCTCTTCCTTGAGCGTCGTGCCGTTGTGGTGCGCTGCATTGGCGATCTCAGCGGCCTTGTAGTAGCCGATGTGCGTATTCAGCGCCGTCACGAGCATCAGGGACTTATTGAGCAGCTCCTGGATGCGGGGGTGATTAGGCTCGATACCCGAGACGCAGTGGATGTCGAAGGAGACGGCTGCATCCCCGAGCAGCTGGGCGCTCTGGAGGAAGTTAGCCGCCATCACGGGCTTGAAGACGTTGAGCTCGAAGTGGCCCTGCATACCTGCCACCGAGATCGTCGTGTCGTTCCCTACGACCTGAGCGCAGACCATCGTCATAGCCTCAGCCTGCGTGGGGTTAACCTTACCGGGCATGATGGAGGAGCCAGGCTCGTTGGCAGGGATGATGATCTCACCGATACCGCTACGAGGGCCAGAGGCGAGGAGGCGGATATCGTTGGCGATCTTGTTCAGCGAGACAGCCACCTGCTTCAGGGCGCCGTGGGTCTCTACGATCGCGTCGTGGGCAGCCAGCGCCTCAAACTTGTTCTGAGCCGTCACGAAGGGCAGCCCCGTGAAGTCGGCGATGTGGCGTGCTACCACGACATCGTAGCCCTTAGGCGTATTGAGCCCCGTACCTACAGCCGTACCGCCGAGAGCGAGCTCTGCCAGGTGAGGCAGCGTATTCTCGATAGCCTTGATGCCGTGCTCGAGCTGTGCAGCGTAGCCGCTGAACTCCTGCCCCAGCGTCAGAGGCGTAGCGTCCATGAGGTGCGTACGACCGATCTTCACCACGTCGGTCATCTCCTTAGCTTTAGCATCGAGAGCCTTGTGCAGCTGGCGTAGACCTGGGAGCGTGACCTCGACGACCTTCTTGTAGCAGGCAATGTGCATACCCGTGGGGAAGGTGTCGTTGGAGGACTGGCTCTTGTTGACGTCGTCGTTGGGGAGGAGCGTCTTCTCACCCTCGCCGATCTTCTTCCCAGCGAGCTGGTGCGCGCGGTTAGCGATGACTTCGTTGACGTTCATATTGCTCTGCGTCCCCGAGCCCGTCTGCCAGATGACCAGAGGGAACTGATCGTCGAGCTTACCAGCGAGGATCTCGTCACAGACAGCGGCGATAAGGTCGCGCTTCTCGAGGGGGAGTACCCCGAGCTCATGGTTGGCATAGGCTGCGCCCTTCTTGAGGTAAGCGAAGCCACGCACTACGTCCAGAGGCATGGAGGCCGCGGGACCGATCTTGAAGTTGTTGCGCGAGCGCTCGGTCTGTGCGCCCCAGAGCTTGTCGGCAGGCACCTGGACTTCGCCTAGAGTGTCCTTCTCAATTCTGTATTCCATTGTTGATCGTGTTGATAGGTGTATATCTAGTTCTTGGTACAAATGTAAGGGAGAATTCCTAAAGAACCACATAGGCCGCGCTAAGGCTCTTAGAGCGAGCTGCTAGCGCTGGCGCTGCAGGACGAAGGTGAGGTGTCGCAGCAGCGTGCGCCCTAGGCCGTAGTGGCGGCGCATCACGTCGAAGCGCTCCAGGAGCGAGGCGCGGTGGTTGGCCGTCGTCGTCCCCTCATTGAGGTAGAGGGCTATGACCTCGGGGTAGAAGTAGTAGCTGCGCGCCTCCTTCATAGCGCGTATGCACCAGTCTACATCGGCCGAGAAGCGGTAGCGCAGGTCGTACTCAGGGGCTAGCGTCCGCTTGACGATGAAGGCCTGATGGCAAACCAGCATCCCTCGCTCGAAGCTCCGCCAACCGAGCTCCCGCGGTGGACGGAGGCGGCGCAGCCCCAGATCTCTGTCCTCGCTGTCGATGAGACGTGTGTCGCCGTAGATGATGTCGGGGAGGGAGCTCGTGCAGCTCGCCGCTACGAGCTCGGCCACTGTATCGGCACTCGGCAGAGCGTCGCCAGCATTGAGGTACCACAGGTAGTCCCCCGTGGCTCGAGCTCGGCCTTTATTCATCGCGTCATAGATCCCCTTGTCAGGCTCGCTATATACCTTAGCCTGGGGAGCCAGCTCTGCCACGAGCTGTAGGGTCGCATCCTTGGAGGCACCGTCGATGATGAGGTACTCTATATGAGGATAGGTCTGCGTCGCGACGCTGCGAAGCGTGCGCTCAATGCAAGAGGCGGCATTGTAGCAGATGGTGATGATGGTGATACGTGGAGTCATATATACTAAGGTATAGCCTGGAGCTAAGGCATAGGCTGGAGTGAGGCAGCATAGAGCTGGCTTAGCTCGGTCGCGATGCGGGCAGCACCGAAGCGCTGGACAGAGCTGCGGCAGGTCTCTGGGTCGAAGGCGCCCTGCCCTCGACACTCCAGCAGCTCGATGAGGCGCGCGGCGTATTGCTCGGGGTCAAAGGCATCGACGAGGTAGCCCGTACACCCGTCCTCGATGATGTCCTCGGGGCCACCGCAGCGGAAGCTAAGGACAGGCGTACCCACCGCGAGCGCCTCGGAGAGCGTCTGCCCGAAGGTCTCGTAGACACTCGTCGAGAGTACGGCATCGCTGTGTGCGTAGATCGCTGCGAGCTCACGACGATCGCTGACCCGCCCTAGACTGATGTGGCTGAGGGCAAGGTCATCGAAGTAGCCCTGCCGCTTGGTCTCCCCGACGAGGAGAAGGGTCGTGCGTGCCGCGAGCTCGGGGGACTGGGCACGGAAAGCACGTGTGACCTTCTTCAGCAGCTCGGGGCCCTTCACCACATCGTCCAGCCGCGCGGCTACGAGGGTAAAGTAGTAGCGTCCCGCCTCGTACCAGCTGGGCTCGGGCATTGCCTCGGCCGTCTGCGGGGAGAAGAGCTCTAGGTCTATAGGATTGGGGAGGACAAAGGCAGGGCGCGCCGAGCGCATCAGGGGGCTCTCGCCGAAGAGTGCTGCCTCCGCTCGGCTCACTGCTATATAGTGGAAGGCAGGCGAACTAAGGAAGGCCTTGCGCTGCCAGATCTCGCGAGAGAGGTCATGCGCCGAGCGGCTGAAGAGCAGCGGGCAGTAGCCGCAGCCCTCGCGGTAACGCGGACAGAGCTGCGCCCCAAAGGCCGAGAGTTCCAGAGGTAAATGGCAGATGCCCGTTGCCATCCACAGATCGTGCAGCGTGGCGAAGACGGGCTTACCGAGGAGGCTAAGGCGCTGGAGTCCGCGCAGGGAGAGGAAGCCTTGATTGATCCAGTGCAGGTGCAGCACATCCGCCCACTGCACCCAGGGATGGCAGCTCACGTCGAAGCCCCAGCGCGCCGTCGAGACGCGGAAGAGGCGTCCACGGTCGCGGCCATTGCGTAGATAGATCTCTGCCCGCTCCAGGACGAAAGCAGCCTTAGCCCAGAGGCGCGCCCCTGCCCCCTCGAGGACAGAGCGAATAGGTCCCGTCCCCGCACCACCGCCATGCAGCACCAGGAGGCGCGCCTCCAGCCCTATGGAGCAGAGCCCCTCGAGGAGCCTGCGGCAGGCCTCGGCAGCTCCTCCCCCCTGCTCCGAGGTGCAGAGGAGCAGCACCTTGAGCGGACGCTTAGGATTTGGGATGGGCATGCTAAGGGAGATGAAGGAGGGTCAAGGCCTAGCGACGGAACTTGGCGGGGAGTCTCCCCTCCAGCATGCTCATCAGCTCAGGGGTGATGCGCATCACCAGGAGACACAGCAGGAGCAGCAGCCCGATGAGCGAGGAGCGAACGAAGAGGTCGACCCAGACCGAGCTCATGCGCGGTAGGAGGCTATCCGCCCCCCAGGCAAGGAAGGCTATGGGCAGCGTGTAGAGCATACGGAGACTGAAGGGATGCACCCCGATCTTGAGGCTCACGAGGCCCTGCTGCAGGCCGTAGCTGACAAGATTGGTCAGCAGCATCGCCAGCGCCGCACCCATCGTACCGAAGTGTGGGATGAGGTAGATGGTCGAGACGAAGGACATCACCAGCACGCTGATGGTATAGTAGACATTCCAGTAGTAGTAGCGTGAGGTACTCACCACCGTATGGCTGCAGGTCAAGGTCAGCTCCACGAGCTTCGCCAGCCCGAGGAAGAAGAAGATCCACTTGCCACCCGCGAACTGCTCCCCGTTGGGCATGATGGCGAAGATGCTGTCTATGTTCACCCAGATCATGATGAAGATCAAGAGGCCAGAGAGTAGCTGGTAGAAGCCCACGAGGCGGTACACGTCCTCGACGCGCTGCTTATCGCCCTCCTTGGCTGCCTCGGCGATCTTGGGTGCGGCGACGCTGAGGATAGCCCGCATCGGGATCTCGATAATGGAGACCATATAGAAGGCCATCGTATAGACCCCTGCCGAGGAGAGCCCCCCCTTGTCGATGAAGGCGACCATGAAGAGATCCATGCGCCCCGAGAGCGTGATCCCGATCGAGGTCAGCGTATAGAGCGCCGTGTAGCGGTAGAAGCCGCGGCGCATCTCGGGGGAGACATAGGCGGGATTGTGCCTTAGGCTCAGCGGCGTGATGCGCCCGAGGTAGGCTCCACTAGCGAGCATGCAGACGCCGAAGCTGCCGATGAAGCCCCACATCATCGTCGTGAAGTCGATGTAGCCAAAGGCGTAGGCGAGGTAGCAGGCCAGCTGGAGGACGCGCAGCAGCACCTCCTTGATCCCCTTAGGGACAGCCACACGCAGCAGCTGGTAGGTGTAGAGCTCCAGCAGCGTCCAGCCCATCGTGAAGAGCGTGAGGGGGATGACGGCGTAGTAGAAGTCGATGAGCAGCGGGCTATTCGTACTGTAGAGCCCCACCAGCGGCTGACGCAGCAGCACGTAGAGGAGGCTCATCACGGCGGCACCCACCAGGCCTACCACGGTGACGTAGTAGAAGAAGCCGTGGTTGGGCCCATCCTCAGCGCGGTAGGGATTGGTAGGGCTGTCCTTGAAGAAGGGGAAGTAACGACTCAGCGAATAGGTCATCCCGAGGAGCCCCAGCCCCGAGAGCTGGGTCGCCAGCTCGGGCAGGAGGCGCGTCAGCCCGATCTCCTCGGGCGTAAGGTACTTGGCCAGGATGAAGAAGGTCGTCACGAAGCCTATCCCTACGCCGATGTAGGTGACGAGGGTACCGAGTATGCTTTCCTTGGCAGCTAAGCTGGGCATGGACTATACTATATATGTAGGGGACGCGCAGCCTGGCGTCCTAGGTATTCGAGGTAGAGATC harbors:
- a CDS encoding glycosyltransferase; amino-acid sequence: MPIPNPKRPLKVLLLCTSEQGGGAAEACRRLLEGLCSIGLEARLLVLHGGGAGTGPIRSVLEGAGARLWAKAAFVLERAEIYLRNGRDRGRLFRVSTARWGFDVSCHPWVQWADVLHLHWINQGFLSLRGLQRLSLLGKPVFATLHDLWMATGICHLPLELSAFGAQLCPRYREGCGYCPLLFSRSAHDLSREIWQRKAFLSSPAFHYIAVSRAEAALFGESPLMRSARPAFVLPNPIDLELFSPQTAEAMPEPSWYEAGRYYFTLVAARLDDVVKGPELLKKVTRAFRAQSPELAARTTLLLVGETKRQGYFDDLALSHISLGRVSDRRELAAIYAHSDAVLSTSVYETFGQTLSEALAVGTPVLSFRCGGPEDIIEDGCTGYLVDAFDPEQYAARLIELLECRGQGAFDPETCRSSVQRFGAARIATELSQLYAASLQPMP
- a CDS encoding lipopolysaccharide biosynthesis protein, whose protein sequence is MPSLAAKESILGTLVTYIGVGIGFVTTFFILAKYLTPEEIGLTRLLPELATQLSGLGLLGMTYSLSRYFPFFKDSPTNPYRAEDGPNHGFFYYVTVVGLVGAAVMSLLYVLLRQPLVGLYSTNSPLLIDFYYAVIPLTLFTMGWTLLELYTYQLLRVAVPKGIKEVLLRVLQLACYLAYAFGYIDFTTMMWGFIGSFGVCMLASGAYLGRITPLSLRHNPAYVSPEMRRGFYRYTALYTLTSIGITLSGRMDLFMVAFIDKGGLSSAGVYTMAFYMVSIIEIPMRAILSVAAPKIAEAAKEGDKQRVEDVYRLVGFYQLLSGLLIFIMIWVNIDSIFAIMPNGEQFAGGKWIFFFLGLAKLVELTLTCSHTVVSTSRYYYWNVYYTISVLVMSFVSTIYLIPHFGTMGAALAMLLTNLVSYGLQQGLVSLKIGVHPFSLRMLYTLPIAFLAWGADSLLPRMSSVWVDLFVRSSLIGLLLLLCLLVMRITPELMSMLEGRLPAKFRR